The DNA region ATCATATCATTTGcatttcaaagttccgatctgaatcatatcatttgcatttcaaagttccgatctgaatcaaattatttgcgatccgaagttccgatctgaatcaaatgattcacctttcaaagttccgatctgaatcaaatgatttgtgatcccatgtacagatctgaatcaaatgattcacgatccggagtaccgatctgaatcaaaagatttgtgatccaaagtttcgatctgaatcaaatgatttgcactcCGAAGTaatgatccgaatcaaatgatttgtgatccgaaATACCAATTGAAATCAAATGGTTTCTGATCCAAAGCTCCaatctaaaaaaattatttgcgatCCTAAGTatcgttctgaatcaaataattcacgatctgaagtaccgatctgaatcaaatcaggttccagcataaatgacaATTGATTCGGTTTGTCTGTTCCTCTTCAGCTGTTTATACGACACGGTCAGTCTGGTACTACTTCTGGCTTAGCtggctagttttatgacattaactgaaataagcgaaaaCAGCATgatatttacaaataaaatatttgcatTCTAAAGATAACATCACAAATTTacgaatattcaggtcaggaaaccggtttactgctaactagtgaAACCATTAATTTGACAAGCTGCAcctcaaaatacatgttagatAGAAACATTGCGCATTATGATAGAGTTTGTAGTTGAATTcactatatttaaaatagttttagcaCTGAAGTTGAAAGCATCCAGGCATCTAATTCAAATTCAAGTAGGCTACTTCAATCACTTTAAACACCTTACCTTGTAAATAAAGGAAATTAAAAACCTTCTGATCTTTACAGCTCTTGCTGAAATATCATTTTAGGAATTACAACTTTTATAACatgtctgttttatttattttaattgatctTAAGTGCTGAATTGTGCAGACTCAGTTTTTCAAAGAGCAtgactttgacttttttttctgcagGTCCATATGCAAGTCTTACATGAGGAACTCCGTGGGCTGCATCCTGATGTTTGATGTCTCGCAGCGACAGACGTTTGACCGTGTGGGCAGCTGGCATCAGGAAGTCCTGGACTACGTGAAACCGAACCCAATGTTCTTCCTGCTCGTGGGTCACAAATCTGATCTAGCCGTGGGACGACAGGTCAGGAAGAGCGAAGGAGAAGCTGTGGCTAAAAAACTCAACATGGTGGCTTATATTGAGGTGTCCACAAAAGAGAACATTAATGTCAGTGAGGCGTTTGAGACTCTGACCAAAGGCATATATAACATCTACCAGCGAGGCAAAATACACAGCCGAGACGACTGGCAGGGGTTTACGGTCGGGGCCACTATTGCAAAAGAGCCATCTGTGACCAAAAAGTCTGCTTGCTGCAGATGAATTTAATGTGTGATTCAGACTTGAAAATGATGTTTACTACAGTATTTTACATGCATATTAAAACAGCACTGAACAGTATGTAGTTAAAGGGCTTATATCAGGAATCCAATATGGCATCACATAAAAAAATCtgtgcaaaatatattttaatatgctatATATATGCTTTAAACTGTGAAGCTcagtaaaaaaatgttaaaaatacaaaatcattttaaatcatatatatatatatatatatatttttttttttttttttttttttttaacatgagccctttaagtttttttttgcaTGTCTGTGTCTGGTATTCATTTGGTGAAAGAGGAAATGGTGCACCTGTTCAGTGGAACTAAAACTACCTTCAGACAGATTTTAATAGTATTTTGGTTTTGCTGACTTACATtatcaacattatgtttacagctGTCATTTGcacacacaaataaatgctcagaaaaaCCTGCACATTTGTAAAAATTACCTTTATTAACAATTATTTtgtttaaagttattttgtttttcACAAAACTTGTTTCTATAGAAATAGGTCTCAAATACTTCAGCGCCATCTAAAGGCATTGATAAGCAACTTCCAATGAAAATAGTTATACAGACCGATTGACTTTAATTCAGACAGTAACATTACTTTTATTGCAGTAAACTAAGATAAAACAATTTTAATGCAATAAAAGCATgtgtttgaataatttttttgtaatttattaacaCTATTGAGCACTTTCCACCTCTTCCACCTAAAAGGAATTTTCAGGAATTTTCTACATATAGAAGATTTCAATGGTTCCCCCGAGTTtaaatgtccaaaatgcagtttaaatgcagcttcaaatgattctaaacgatcccagctaaggaagaagggccattttctaaaaaaaataaataaaaataatatactttttaacctcaaacgctcgttttATCTAACACTGCCATGCGCATGCATACTTtatgtaatccgggtcaatacagttagggtatatcgaaaaactcccatctcccattttctcctccaacattaaaatcgtcctaccaaactgcagaagtaccaacccagtgtttacaaagtggacatgcaaaaaaggtcaaacgctctttacaaaaacagcgatgtaggaccatTTTGAAGTCAATTGTGAAAACTGTGGGGTTACAAAAAACACTGAACCATGTTATTTTACACTGTGCATCACACGAGGTGTGCTCCAAGATAGGGTTCAGGAGGCAGGAAGGGAATGGAATCTGATGGGGATACTGGGAACAGAAGGAGAGAGAAAAGGGAACTGTTTCGACtaccctcagcatggcagtgctAGACAAAACGAgcgttgaggttaaaaagtatataatttattgatttatatatattgatagtatatatatatatattataaaaatgactgatcgtttcgctaaaaaaaaccttctttctcagctgggattgtttgaagctgcatttaaactgcagtttggaagttcaaactcgggggcaccactgtcatccaagatgctccagtctttctttcttcagttgtaaagaaattttttttttttattattttgttttttgaggaaaacatttcaggaaagtggacttcagtggtgcccccgagtttgaacttccaaactgcagtttaaatgcagcttcaaacaatcccagctgagaaagaagtttttttttagcgaaacgatcagtcatttttataatatatacaaCCTATGGCCTTGGTTTAAAGGGAGCACGTTCAAATTTGTTGACTAGTGTCTTAAAGGTTGTGTAACCTTATGTTgaattcattgttttattttattttgtcaattcatagtttaaaaaaaaaaaaggaataagaaGAAATGTGAATGAATCTGTTTACAAAGGTTTTTCATGCATTTTCATGTGTCTAATGcaaagttttatatatgttagTCCGAAAGATATTTTGTGCCCCTGCCCCTTTAAGGCAGTGCGTGCTTAGGGAAAGGGAGAGAAGAAGTGGAAGCGAGTTGTGCGAGTTCGGCTGTTCATGCTGTAATGCCGATGCTTCTGATTAAAGAAAGAAACGAGAATTATCACCCTGGTAACCCGTGTTTTATTTATGTTATCCACGCGGAAGAGACTGGAGCATTCAAAGCAGAAAATAAGGGTTAcagttgtatcagcgatt from Garra rufa chromosome 21, GarRuf1.0, whole genome shotgun sequence includes:
- the LOC141296377 gene encoding ras-related protein Rab-39A-like yields the protein MEVPWNFRFGIVILGDSAVGKSSLLHRFTEGTFDESRQSPLGIDFKVHNMNLDPNVVIKLLLWDTAGQERFRSICKSYMRNSVGCILMFDVSQRQTFDRVGSWHQEVLDYVKPNPMFFLLVGHKSDLAVGRQVRKSEGEAVAKKLNMVAYIEVSTKENINVSEAFETLTKGIYNIYQRGKIHSRDDWQGFTVGATIAKEPSVTKKSACCR